A stretch of Hymenobacter psoromatis DNA encodes these proteins:
- a CDS encoding site-specific integrase, with protein MEKLPLPTEPRAVGTARHIDDYAESAARYVQTGQQGAANTQRAYAGDWKRFTAWCHEHGRPSLPADVPTAAAFVTSLAEAGKKVATIQRHCASLSKAHQLAGLPTPTDDRQFRVLLEGISREKGVRQKQAPAFTLAYFKRVVQGIDLDRPDGIRDRALLLLGLAGAFRRDELASLDIEHLRFDDDGLVVELPKSKTNQKGEAEEKAIFFAPDRRSCPVRAVKDWLELLHQQGQTSGALFRSFHKGQRLSRRRLSTFSLNEIVQLRLGMPYTAHSLRASFVTIAKLNGADDAEVMNQTKHKTTSMIRRYTRLDNIRQHNAAQKLGL; from the coding sequence ATGGAAAAACTCCCGCTTCCGACCGAACCTCGTGCTGTCGGCACCGCCCGACACATTGACGACTACGCTGAGTCGGCCGCGCGTTATGTACAGACCGGGCAGCAAGGCGCCGCCAATACCCAGCGCGCTTATGCTGGCGATTGGAAGCGCTTCACTGCGTGGTGCCACGAGCACGGCCGCCCATCCTTACCCGCCGATGTGCCGACCGCCGCGGCCTTTGTCACGTCGCTAGCCGAAGCCGGCAAAAAGGTGGCCACCATCCAGCGTCACTGCGCCTCCCTGAGCAAGGCCCACCAACTGGCCGGGCTGCCCACGCCCACCGACGACCGTCAGTTCAGAGTATTGCTCGAAGGCATCAGCCGCGAGAAAGGCGTGCGCCAAAAACAAGCGCCCGCTTTTACGCTGGCCTACTTCAAGCGTGTGGTGCAGGGCATCGACCTAGACCGGCCGGACGGGATCCGGGACCGGGCGCTTTTACTGCTGGGGCTGGCCGGCGCGTTCCGGCGCGACGAACTGGCCAGCCTCGACATCGAACACCTGCGCTTTGATGACGACGGCCTCGTGGTCGAGCTGCCCAAGAGCAAAACCAACCAGAAGGGCGAGGCCGAGGAGAAAGCCATCTTCTTTGCCCCCGACCGGCGCAGCTGCCCGGTGCGGGCGGTCAAGGACTGGCTGGAACTGCTGCACCAGCAGGGGCAGACGAGCGGGGCCCTGTTTCGCTCGTTTCACAAGGGGCAGCGCCTGAGCCGCCGCCGGCTGAGCACGTTTAGTCTGAACGAGATTGTGCAACTGCGCCTGGGGATGCCCTACACGGCCCACTCGCTGCGCGCCTCGTTTGTCACCATTGCCAAGCTCAACGGGGCGGACGATGCCGAGGTCATGAACCAGACCAAGCACAAGACGACGAGCATGATTCGCCGTTACACCCGCCTCGATAATATCCGGCAGCATAATGCGGCCCAAAAACTGGGCTTATAA
- a CDS encoding recombinase family protein gives MAKKNHRPQLVAAIGAARDASAVLLIAKLDRLSRNAGFIFALRDSGVQFVCCDMPDANTLTVGLFAVIAQHERETISKRTKEALAAKKARGTQLGTPANLDAAATAKGLEVRKANARDNQQNRQASKLGQLLHAQGHTLQEIAQQLNDGGYRTRRGKAFFAMGVQRLLAKSAI, from the coding sequence GTGGCAAAAAAAAACCATCGGCCGCAGTTGGTCGCTGCCATCGGCGCCGCCCGGGACGCCAGCGCCGTGCTGCTCATAGCCAAGCTCGACCGCCTGAGCCGCAACGCGGGCTTCATCTTCGCTCTGCGTGACTCGGGGGTGCAGTTCGTCTGCTGCGACATGCCCGATGCCAATACCTTAACGGTGGGGTTGTTTGCGGTTATCGCCCAGCATGAGCGCGAAACCATCTCGAAGCGCACCAAAGAGGCACTGGCCGCGAAGAAGGCGAGGGGCACGCAACTGGGCACACCTGCTAACCTGGATGCGGCCGCCACCGCAAAGGGCTTGGAGGTGCGCAAAGCCAACGCCCGTGACAACCAGCAGAACCGCCAAGCCTCAAAGCTGGGCCAGCTGCTCCACGCGCAGGGACATACGCTACAGGAAATAGCCCAACAGTTAAATGATGGCGGCTACCGCACTCGTCGCGGCAAGGCCTTCTTTGCTATGGGTGTTCAGCGACTCTTGGCCAAGTCTGCCATCTAG
- a CDS encoding very short patch repair endonuclease has protein sequence MARVKSEHTTPELVVRQYLHAAGFRYRLHDKSLPGKPDVVLPKYRAVVFVQGCFWHGHGAACLRGGRPPKANADFWQAKFSYNQERDQRTQAELRAAGWRVVLVWECELKKSERGATLHRITNEILAADDVWFD, from the coding sequence ATGGCCAGGGTGAAGAGCGAACACACCACGCCAGAGCTCGTGGTGCGCCAGTACCTGCACGCGGCGGGCTTCCGCTATCGGCTGCACGACAAAAGCCTGCCGGGCAAGCCCGACGTAGTGCTGCCCAAATACCGGGCGGTCGTCTTCGTGCAGGGATGCTTTTGGCATGGGCATGGGGCAGCGTGTTTGCGGGGTGGGAGGCCACCAAAGGCTAACGCGGACTTCTGGCAGGCCAAGTTCTCTTACAACCAAGAGCGTGACCAACGTACTCAAGCTGAACTGCGAGCGGCAGGGTGGAGGGTGGTACTTGTGTGGGAATGTGAGTTGAAAAAGAGTGAAAGAGGGGCTACACTGCACCGGATAACAAATGAGATTCTTGCAGCCGACGATGTATGGTTCGATTAA
- a CDS encoding IS5 family transposase, with product MEVLTKDMIIRWILPHLPTRTGGRRPAADPAEVVGAICYKLKTGCQWRWLPVRSLFTGPPLSWQGVYYHFNAWGKQGAWKNLWLTSLRLHRRRLDLSSVQLDGSHTLAKNGGAAIGYQGRKAGRTTNALFLADNQGLPLAVATPQAGNQHDTFELERVFAELCDLLEAAELRLEGLFLNADKAFDVSSLRQACARRGIEANIPRNRRSADWQTDDDTPLDPELYRRRLVIERLNAWLDGFKALLVRYETSLQNWLALHWLAFTVLLLRKIAPPTS from the coding sequence ATGGAAGTCCTGACCAAAGATATGATTATCCGCTGGATACTGCCTCATTTGCCCACCCGCACGGGTGGCCGGCGGCCGGCTGCTGACCCGGCCGAGGTCGTTGGAGCCATCTGCTACAAGCTCAAAACTGGCTGCCAGTGGCGGTGGCTGCCCGTCAGAAGCCTGTTCACGGGGCCGCCATTAAGCTGGCAGGGGGTGTACTACCACTTTAACGCCTGGGGCAAGCAAGGAGCCTGGAAAAATCTGTGGCTCACCAGCTTGCGCCTGCATCGACGCCGCCTCGACTTATCCAGCGTCCAACTCGATGGCAGCCATACGCTGGCCAAGAATGGCGGGGCCGCTATCGGCTACCAAGGCCGCAAGGCGGGCCGCACCACCAACGCCCTGTTCCTGGCCGACAACCAGGGCCTGCCGCTGGCTGTGGCCACGCCCCAGGCCGGTAACCAGCACGATACGTTCGAGTTGGAACGGGTGTTTGCCGAGTTGTGCGACTTACTCGAAGCCGCCGAGCTGCGCTTGGAAGGCTTGTTTTTGAATGCCGACAAAGCCTTTGATGTCAGTAGCTTGCGCCAAGCCTGTGCGCGGCGCGGCATCGAAGCCAACATCCCACGCAACCGGCGCTCAGCCGACTGGCAGACCGATGACGACACCCCCCTGGACCCGGAACTCTACCGCCGCCGCCTGGTCATTGAACGCCTCAACGCCTGGCTCGACGGCTTTAAGGCCCTGCTTGTGCGCTACGAAACCAGCTTGCAAAACTGGCTGGCTCTGCACTGGCTAGCCTTTACCGTACTACTACTGCGCAAAATTGCCCCGCCTACTTCCTAA
- a CDS encoding ATP-binding protein codes for MYVPGGQWLARKENGKLVRDTPWEIIIEDDGHGMSTEEVNAFFLTIGGERRNDRKRGPKSRVFGRDVMGRKGVGKLAPFGICEKVEVWTAGGESIKGDDGKEYYQVSNFIMDINNIMSPTDAPYYPDLGKEDGTLAEHTGTRITLADFARRQVPEIKSMQRQLAQRFGITSPNWRLELYDNAAGDTTAHEVGKFAVKTMKHTKIRFEAPTGTASAEEGKLALRYALDPDGEENQGIEAGFTYGGRVYPIAGWMAYSDQSYRDDLMAGVRIYCRGKIAAQTNLFNKKSGFTGEFQVRSYLVGYLEADWLDEEEDLIQTDRKDILWSEELGQQFEKWGQRVVSSIGSLSLEPMREKMLMVFNDTSDVNNQIQHAYPGPEQGQIRQQARELATMFAQRMREDEVRNPISIQATINTVIMLAPHITLDDQLRKAAAAVDTQFSMVSGILQIAQIAELSSFGSIASKRIDIIDKLHNLKDDHTVDEDQLQALLEEAPWLVDPQWAPVTSNKSLATVRKRFEEFYFHKTGEEISLSRLDNDGRKRKRPDFVLLEEERSIQLVEIKKPGHEFDNTDMARLVNYFEYMDEFMNDPGNQSFLRGYGNSYQITLVCDGTKLTSVSKRAYEELVTNGRLIQHNWSAFLTRTQRVHRDFIEEAQRQKLFVSQRIHPEVPMLDIAQVTAALMPRPQTDESAPNVITDEPIA; via the coding sequence GTGTACGTTCCTGGCGGCCAGTGGCTAGCTCGGAAGGAAAACGGCAAGCTCGTGCGCGACACGCCGTGGGAAATAATCATTGAGGATGACGGCCACGGCATGAGCACGGAAGAGGTGAACGCCTTTTTCTTGACGATTGGTGGGGAGCGCAGAAATGACAGAAAGAGAGGTCCAAAATCAAGGGTGTTTGGCCGTGATGTCATGGGTCGCAAGGGTGTAGGAAAACTAGCCCCCTTCGGCATTTGCGAGAAAGTAGAAGTATGGACGGCTGGCGGTGAATCCATTAAGGGTGATGATGGAAAGGAGTACTATCAAGTATCGAACTTCATCATGGACATCAACAACATCATGTCGCCCACCGATGCCCCTTATTACCCCGACCTAGGAAAAGAAGATGGGACGCTAGCTGAGCATACGGGCACCAGAATTACGTTGGCCGATTTTGCTCGTCGGCAAGTTCCCGAGATTAAAAGCATGCAGCGTCAGCTCGCACAACGATTCGGCATTACTAGCCCAAACTGGCGTCTTGAGCTGTACGATAACGCAGCCGGCGACACGACCGCCCATGAGGTCGGCAAGTTCGCCGTCAAGACCATGAAGCACACGAAAATACGCTTCGAAGCTCCCACTGGCACAGCCAGTGCCGAAGAGGGTAAGTTAGCACTTCGGTACGCCCTCGACCCCGACGGCGAAGAAAACCAAGGCATCGAAGCTGGCTTTACGTACGGTGGCCGGGTTTACCCCATCGCCGGCTGGATGGCCTACTCTGACCAGTCGTACCGAGACGACCTAATGGCTGGCGTGCGCATTTATTGCCGAGGTAAAATTGCCGCTCAAACAAATTTATTCAACAAGAAGTCGGGCTTTACGGGTGAATTTCAGGTACGCTCCTATTTGGTAGGCTATCTAGAGGCTGACTGGCTGGATGAGGAAGAGGACCTTATCCAAACAGACCGCAAAGACATTTTATGGTCTGAAGAACTTGGGCAACAGTTTGAAAAGTGGGGCCAGCGCGTCGTGTCTAGTATTGGTAGCCTCTCTTTGGAACCGATGCGTGAAAAAATGCTGATGGTTTTTAACGATACGTCGGACGTAAACAACCAAATCCAACACGCTTATCCTGGCCCTGAGCAAGGGCAAATCCGTCAGCAGGCTCGGGAACTTGCTACCATGTTTGCCCAACGAATGCGCGAGGACGAGGTGCGCAATCCCATTTCCATTCAGGCAACTATCAATACGGTAATAATGCTGGCTCCGCACATCACGCTGGACGACCAACTACGTAAGGCCGCCGCCGCTGTTGACACGCAGTTCTCTATGGTTTCCGGCATTTTGCAGATAGCGCAAATAGCAGAGCTTTCCTCTTTTGGTAGTATTGCATCGAAGCGAATCGACATCATCGACAAGCTTCATAATTTGAAAGACGACCACACCGTTGACGAAGACCAATTGCAAGCCTTATTGGAAGAGGCTCCTTGGCTAGTAGACCCTCAATGGGCACCCGTTACTTCAAACAAATCGCTTGCTACTGTGCGTAAGCGCTTTGAGGAATTTTATTTCCACAAAACTGGTGAGGAAATATCCCTATCTAGACTCGACAACGATGGGCGAAAGAGAAAACGCCCTGATTTCGTATTGCTCGAGGAGGAGCGTTCCATCCAACTAGTCGAAATTAAAAAGCCTGGGCATGAATTTGATAACACTGATATGGCCAGGTTAGTCAATTACTTCGAGTACATGGACGAGTTCATGAATGACCCAGGCAACCAAAGTTTCTTACGCGGCTACGGAAACAGTTATCAGATTACGCTCGTGTGCGATGGCACTAAGTTGACTAGCGTAAGCAAAAGAGCTTACGAGGAGTTAGTTACCAATGGAAGACTCATCCAACATAATTGGTCCGCTTTCTTAACGAGAACCCAGCGTGTGCATCGCGACTTTATTGAGGAGGCGCAACGCCAAAAACTATTCGTTTCGCAACGCATTCATCCTGAGGTTCCAATGCTAGATATAGCACAAGTAACTGCTGCACTGATGCCTCGGCCCCAGACTGACGAAAGTGCCCCTAATGTTATCACTGACGAACCCATAGCGTAA
- a CDS encoding DNA cytosine methyltransferase, with the protein MQAVSLFSNCGAGDVGYRRAGFGFKIMAELERQRLEVCKLNHPRAIGIAGDLRKTWRDVVMDWFFRRTRTERPDLLCACPPCQGMSSARSGMGRGDNPEHGARDQRNLLVEVVADVIQCLRPRMVVLENVPQFLTKLVPHPETGRGISAPRLLLERIGAEYYFFPVIVDLADYGVPQTRKRCFITLIRRGEPALDALIAQGLTPFPALTHAGNRVSFGQHFQEHPLPPLDPRWDHTATTPGDRLHSVGRWAEDDRRYLMTAATAPNGGSAWDNTQCESNCDNSQQVIGPNDHACPQCGQPLLRPIVREKDGTVRLINGFRSSSYRRMSEHAVASTVTTASGHLGSDINIHPTEHRLLSVRECARLQTFPDDFKWGEVLAKGALGKIRQMIGEAVPPRFTELHGNVLRHLLRGEIPPVAEMMPANHRCHQRGVTKFGVTQQLQLALATPPADDCTA; encoded by the coding sequence ATGCAAGCTGTTAGCCTTTTTTCCAACTGTGGAGCCGGTGATGTTGGCTACCGCCGAGCCGGCTTTGGCTTCAAAATCATGGCCGAGTTGGAGCGCCAACGTTTGGAAGTGTGTAAGTTGAACCACCCCCGTGCCATTGGCATCGCCGGCGACCTGCGCAAAACCTGGCGCGACGTCGTAATGGATTGGTTTTTCCGGCGGACCCGCACCGAGCGGCCCGATTTGCTCTGCGCCTGTCCCCCCTGCCAGGGCATGAGTTCGGCCCGCTCGGGCATGGGCCGGGGCGACAACCCCGAGCATGGGGCCCGCGACCAGCGCAACCTGCTGGTGGAAGTAGTAGCCGACGTCATTCAGTGCCTGCGCCCCCGCATGGTGGTGCTCGAAAACGTGCCGCAGTTCCTCACCAAGCTCGTGCCGCACCCCGAAACGGGCCGGGGCATTTCAGCCCCGCGCCTGCTGCTGGAGCGCATTGGAGCGGAGTACTACTTCTTTCCCGTCATCGTAGACTTGGCCGACTACGGCGTGCCTCAAACGCGTAAGCGCTGCTTCATTACGCTCATCCGGCGCGGCGAGCCGGCACTGGATGCCCTCATTGCGCAGGGCCTTACGCCTTTTCCGGCTCTCACGCACGCCGGCAACCGCGTCAGCTTCGGGCAGCACTTCCAGGAGCACCCCCTGCCCCCGCTCGACCCGCGCTGGGACCACACCGCCACCACGCCTGGAGACCGGCTGCACTCCGTAGGCCGCTGGGCCGAAGACGACCGCCGCTACCTTATGACGGCTGCCACAGCTCCGAACGGTGGCAGCGCCTGGGACAACACGCAGTGTGAAAGTAACTGCGACAACTCCCAGCAAGTTATTGGTCCTAACGACCACGCGTGCCCGCAGTGCGGCCAACCGCTATTACGGCCCATCGTGCGCGAGAAGGATGGCACGGTGCGGCTCATCAACGGCTTTCGCAGCTCTAGCTACCGCCGCATGAGTGAACACGCCGTCGCCTCCACGGTCACAACGGCCAGCGGCCACCTGGGCAGCGACATCAACATTCATCCCACAGAGCACCGCCTGCTCAGCGTGCGCGAGTGCGCCCGGCTTCAGACCTTTCCTGACGATTTTAAGTGGGGCGAAGTACTGGCTAAGGGAGCACTGGGTAAAATCCGGCAGATGATTGGCGAAGCCGTACCACCACGCTTCACTGAGCTGCATGGCAACGTGTTACGGCACTTACTACGCGGTGAAATCCCGCCCGTAGCGGAAATGATGCCCGCCAACCACCGGTGTCACCAGCGCGGCGTTACAAAGTTTGGCGTTACCCAGCAGCTACAACTAGCCCTAGCTACTCCTCCTGCTGACGATTGCACGGCGTAA
- a CDS encoding DDE-type integrase/transposase/recombinase gives MAVREAFAYHSQRYGTRRLRAEVQAQGHAVGRWRIRRVLKAHGLRAQQPRSFVPRTTDSDPAVRATPNRLLGQPAPTTPNRVWVGDITYLPRQGGGWLYLAVWLDRCSRKIVGWDMRSRHARGPGQRGLASRPGRAPAPGRARRALRPRQPVHGHPL, from the coding sequence GTGGCCGTGCGCGAAGCGTTTGCCTACCACAGCCAGCGCTACGGCACTCGTCGGTTACGGGCGGAAGTGCAGGCCCAAGGCCACGCCGTGGGCCGCTGGCGCATCCGCCGCGTGCTCAAAGCCCACGGCCTGCGGGCGCAGCAGCCGCGCTCGTTTGTACCGCGCACCACCGATTCGGACCCGGCCGTGCGCGCCACGCCTAACCGCTTGCTGGGCCAGCCTGCCCCCACCACCCCCAACCGGGTGTGGGTGGGCGACATCACCTACCTGCCCCGCCAGGGCGGCGGCTGGCTCTACCTGGCCGTCTGGCTCGACCGCTGCTCGCGAAAAATTGTGGGCTGGGACATGCGCTCTCGCCATGCCCGAGGGCCTGGTCAGCGAGGCCTTGCGTCGCGCCCTGGCCGTGCGCCGGCCCCCGGCCGGGCTCGTCGTGCACTCCGACCAAGGCAGCCAGTACACGGCCACCCGCTTTAA
- a CDS encoding transposase: MKDSPQPSKRRRYDAAFRAEALRLASESRSTQAAARALNIDTKRIYKWQKEVLTPLAAARGTELDPATAAELRQLRAANRRQAQELEILKKAIAIFSQTPDQ; this comes from the coding sequence ATGAAAGACAGCCCCCAACCTAGCAAACGCCGGCGTTATGATGCCGCCTTCCGGGCCGAAGCCCTGCGCTTGGCCAGTGAAAGTCGCTCAACCCAGGCCGCAGCACGCGCCCTGAATATCGACACCAAACGCATTTATAAGTGGCAAAAGGAAGTGCTCACACCACTGGCCGCCGCTCGTGGGACGGAACTGGACCCAGCCACCGCCGCCGAGCTGCGCCAGCTGCGGGCCGCCAATCGGCGGCAGGCGCAGGAGTTGGAAATTTTAAAAAAAGCCATCGCCATCTTCTCACAGACACCGGACCAATGA
- a CDS encoding IS3 family transposase — protein sequence MSRYRFIEAQRNQYPVRLLCQLVEVPASGYYAWQRVQQQAVNRPEPAWETALLKVFGVHKRCYGTRRLQVALRKKGHRVGRQRLRAAMRRRGLHALQPKAFTPRTTDSTHGLRCAPNRLLDQPKPTQANRVWVSDITYLPLANGDWAYLCAFQDMASKLVVGWQVGATMPEELVTSALQRAFWAQSPMPGLLAHSDRGGQYCGNAYRQLLHDHQAVRSQSRRGDCYDNAQAESLWSRLKTEVLEVRERPVFADLADAQASVAEYFDYYNHERLHSSINYQTPYHTHQQLLQLNALNCPA from the coding sequence ATGAGCCGCTACCGTTTTATCGAGGCGCAGCGGAACCAGTACCCCGTGCGGCTACTCTGCCAGCTGGTGGAGGTACCGGCCAGCGGCTACTACGCCTGGCAACGGGTTCAACAGCAAGCAGTAAATCGGCCAGAACCAGCTTGGGAAACGGCGCTGCTCAAGGTCTTCGGGGTCCATAAGCGCTGTTATGGCACGCGCCGCCTCCAAGTAGCGCTACGAAAAAAGGGGCACCGGGTGGGTCGTCAGCGCCTGCGGGCGGCCATGCGCCGCCGGGGCCTGCATGCGCTCCAGCCGAAAGCGTTTACGCCGCGCACCACCGACTCGACGCACGGGCTGCGGTGCGCCCCGAACCGGCTGTTGGACCAGCCCAAGCCCACGCAGGCCAACCGCGTCTGGGTCAGTGACATCACCTACCTACCCTTGGCCAACGGCGACTGGGCCTATCTGTGCGCTTTTCAGGATATGGCCAGTAAGCTGGTAGTGGGCTGGCAGGTTGGGGCGACGATGCCCGAAGAGCTGGTGACCAGCGCCTTACAAAGGGCCTTTTGGGCGCAGTCGCCCATGCCGGGCCTCCTGGCTCACTCGGACCGCGGTGGGCAGTACTGCGGCAACGCCTATCGGCAATTGCTGCACGACCACCAGGCGGTGCGCTCGCAGAGCCGACGTGGCGACTGCTATGATAACGCGCAGGCCGAAAGTCTGTGGTCCCGCCTTAAAACGGAGGTCCTGGAAGTCCGCGAGCGGCCCGTTTTTGCTGACCTAGCGGACGCACAGGCCAGCGTCGCCGAATATTTTGACTACTACAATCACGAGCGCCTGCATTCCAGCATCAACTACCAGACACCCTATCATACTCATCAACAGCTTCTTCAACTTAATGCCCTAAACTGTCCAGCATAA
- a CDS encoding IS110 family transposase: protein MKMYIGIDVAKDTLAVALPQTATSWKVRSIANAPDAIRKLIKELPDQAQVVLEATGSYSVLLTYLLCQAQVVVSVINPKQSHHFAQLQLAVTKTDESDAVLLARYGQLVQPPHYTMESDVLLRLKQKRTLLRHYKKQQRSLANLQHAFSPLPVQDAQVGSSLQQVLSHFQTAITEVTSELEQLTKQHFPDQLRRLTSIQGISTTIATALIEVTSGFAQFHSAKALAKYIGVVPVIYQSGKSQVTKGICKTGDPHLRGMLYMASWSAIRYNKPCQELYQRLKAAGKAPKVALIAVVNKLLRQAFAVVKFDQDFDPNYQPVLRPLPCFLT, encoded by the coding sequence ATGAAGATGTATATTGGAATCGATGTAGCCAAGGACACGCTAGCCGTAGCCTTGCCGCAGACCGCGACGAGTTGGAAAGTGCGCAGCATTGCGAATGCGCCGGACGCGATTCGTAAGCTAATCAAGGAGTTGCCTGACCAGGCGCAGGTGGTGCTGGAAGCCACCGGCTCGTATTCCGTCCTGCTGACCTATTTGCTTTGCCAGGCGCAGGTGGTCGTTTCGGTCATCAATCCGAAGCAAAGTCATCATTTTGCCCAGTTGCAGCTGGCGGTGACCAAAACGGATGAAAGCGATGCCGTGCTCTTGGCCCGGTATGGGCAGCTGGTCCAGCCCCCGCATTACACGATGGAGAGCGACGTCTTGCTGCGGCTCAAGCAAAAGCGGACGCTACTGCGCCACTATAAAAAACAGCAGCGTTCGTTAGCCAATCTCCAGCACGCTTTTTCGCCCTTGCCGGTGCAAGACGCGCAAGTAGGGAGCAGCTTGCAACAGGTGCTCAGCCACTTTCAGACCGCCATTACCGAGGTCACGTCCGAGTTAGAGCAGTTAACCAAGCAGCATTTTCCCGACCAGTTGCGGCGGCTGACTTCGATTCAAGGCATCTCTACCACGATTGCCACGGCCCTGATTGAGGTGACCAGCGGTTTTGCGCAGTTTCACTCCGCGAAAGCATTAGCCAAGTATATCGGTGTGGTACCGGTCATTTATCAGTCGGGCAAGTCGCAGGTAACCAAGGGTATCTGTAAGACCGGCGACCCGCACTTGCGCGGTATGCTCTACATGGCTTCCTGGTCCGCCATTCGCTACAATAAGCCCTGCCAGGAATTATATCAGCGCTTGAAAGCGGCGGGCAAAGCGCCCAAGGTGGCCCTGATAGCCGTCGTCAACAAGCTGCTTCGCCAGGCATTTGCCGTCGTCAAGTTCGACCAGGATTTTGATCCCAACTATCAGCCTGTTTTACGCCCACTTCCTTGCTTTTTAACATAG
- a CDS encoding transposase: MAKAGLSPREHTSGTSVRGKARITKMGGALLRGKLFVCSFSAKKSNAACKALYERLVAKGKNGKVALIAVCNKLLKQAFAIIKSGVPYQADFAKSPA; the protein is encoded by the coding sequence ATTGCCAAAGCGGGCCTCTCCCCACGCGAGCACACCTCGGGAACCAGCGTGCGCGGCAAAGCGCGCATTACCAAGATGGGTGGGGCCTTATTACGCGGTAAATTATTCGTGTGCAGCTTCTCGGCCAAGAAGTCGAACGCCGCCTGCAAAGCCCTGTATGAGCGCCTCGTGGCCAAAGGTAAAAACGGCAAAGTGGCCCTGATTGCCGTCTGCAACAAGCTCCTTAAACAAGCCTTTGCTATCATCAAATCAGGCGTGCCCTACCAAGCTGATTTTGCTAAATCCCCTGCTTAA
- a CDS encoding IS110 family transposase yields the protein MYAAPLPVVGLDVSKATLAVCYQRGAHLHQLEVSNDKPGFTHLLQVCGTQCLFVMEATGTYYLALAYHLHEQGGQVAVINPLVIKRFIQMHLGKGKTDRKDAQWLLRYGQQQSVKAWQPDEVVLVECRQLE from the coding sequence ATGTATGCTGCTCCTCTCCCAGTTGTAGGTCTTGACGTGAGCAAGGCCACCTTAGCCGTCTGCTATCAGCGCGGCGCCCACCTGCACCAGCTCGAAGTCAGCAATGATAAGCCTGGCTTCACACACCTACTGCAAGTCTGTGGTACTCAGTGTCTATTCGTTATGGAAGCCACCGGTACCTATTACCTGGCGCTGGCTTACCACCTGCACGAACAAGGTGGACAAGTGGCTGTCATAAATCCGCTGGTTATCAAGCGCTTTATCCAGATGCATCTGGGTAAGGGCAAGACTGACCGCAAAGATGCCCAGTGGCTACTGCGCTACGGCCAGCAGCAATCGGTCAAGGCTTGGCAGCCAGACGAAGTAGTCCTGGTCGAGTGTCGCCAACTAGAGTAG
- a CDS encoding sigma-70 family RNA polymerase sigma factor, protein MRQLKISKQITNRESQSLDKYLQEIGKVSLVTIEEEVDLAQRIREGDQMALEKLTKANLRFVVSVSKQYQNQGLTLGDLINEGNLGLIKAAKRFDETKGFKFISYAVWWIRQSILQALAEQSRIVRLPLNRVGSLNKISRSFAELEQKFEREPSPDEIAELLELTTSEVVDTLKIAGRHVSMDAPFVQGEQNGLLDVLVDEAADTPDAGLLHDSLRREVQRALSTLTRREADVITLHFGLNGHAAQTLEEVGAQFSLTRERVRQIREKAIRRLKHTSRSQSLKSYLG, encoded by the coding sequence ATGAGACAGTTAAAAATCAGCAAGCAGATTACCAACCGCGAAAGCCAGTCGCTGGACAAGTACCTGCAGGAGATTGGCAAAGTGAGCCTGGTGACAATCGAGGAGGAGGTGGACCTGGCCCAGCGCATCCGCGAGGGCGACCAGATGGCCCTCGAAAAGCTGACCAAAGCCAACCTGCGCTTTGTGGTATCGGTGTCCAAGCAGTACCAGAACCAGGGCCTGACCCTGGGCGACCTCATCAACGAGGGCAACCTGGGGTTGATTAAGGCGGCCAAGCGCTTCGATGAAACGAAAGGGTTCAAGTTCATCTCCTACGCCGTGTGGTGGATTCGTCAGAGCATCCTGCAAGCCCTGGCCGAGCAGAGCCGCATCGTGCGCCTGCCTTTGAACCGGGTGGGCTCGCTGAATAAAATCAGCCGCTCGTTTGCCGAGCTGGAGCAGAAGTTTGAGCGGGAACCCTCGCCCGACGAGATTGCGGAGCTGCTGGAGTTGACGACCTCCGAAGTAGTGGACACGCTCAAAATAGCGGGCCGCCACGTCTCGATGGATGCGCCCTTCGTGCAGGGCGAGCAAAACGGCTTACTCGATGTGCTGGTGGATGAGGCGGCGGACACGCCGGATGCCGGCTTGCTGCATGACTCCCTGCGCCGGGAGGTGCAACGCGCACTCTCGACCCTAACCCGACGAGAGGCCGACGTCATTACGCTCCATTTCGGGCTCAATGGCCACGCCGCGCAAACGCTGGAGGAAGTCGGCGCGCAATTTAGCTTAACCCGCGAGCGGGTCCGGCAGATAAGGGAGAAGGCCATTCGCCGCCTCAAGCACACCTCGCGCTCGCAGTCGCTGAAATCGTACCTGGGCTAG